Proteins encoded in a region of the Raphanus sativus cultivar WK10039 chromosome 8, ASM80110v3, whole genome shotgun sequence genome:
- the LOC108819964 gene encoding uncharacterized protein LOC108819964 — MQVGYSARRLQTLVSWLLFITILNTIFSDQSLFILSHKQSQDRSSTFKILAELYCFKTCPNLLTVYNYEDEAVEEMIRISEKKGVKPKAAEFSWPSTEIVSEKLKRNITRSKRRRDKRGLFVFPLQSLVTGASYSYSWMSLGLSLFRPDFLICSFTEVLGQEDSPGFGCLFFKKSSSQALSEAPELITIINRISRS, encoded by the exons ATGCAAGTTGGTTATTCTGCTCGGAGGCTTCAGACACTTGTTTCTTGGCTGCTGTTCATCACCATTCTCAACACAATCT TTTCTGACCAATCCCTCTTTATCTTGTCTCACAAGCAA agTCAAGACCGTTCCTCTACTTTCAAAATTCTAGCAGAACTTTACTGTTTTAAAACGTGTCCGAATCTTCTCACAGTCTACAACTACGAGGACGAAGCAGTCGAGGAGATGATCAGAATCTCAGAGAAGAAGGGTGTAAAGCCCAAAGCAGCGGAGTTTTCATGGCCGAGCACTGAGATTGTGTCGGAGAAGCTGAAGAGGAACATCACGAGGAGTAAGAGAAGAAGAGACAAAAGAGGACTCTTTGTGTTTCCGCTTCAGTCTCTTGTCACGGGAGCTTCGTATTCTTACTCGTGGATGAGTTTAGGGCTTTCTCTGTTCCGACCAGACTTTCTCATCTGTTCTTTTACAGAGGTTTTAGGACAAGAAGATTCTCCCGGTTTTGGTTGCTTGTTCTTCAAAAAATCTAGCTCTCAAGCTTTGTCAGAAGCACCAGAACTCATCACAATAATCAATCGAATCTCACGGTCGTGA